A genomic window from Nicotiana sylvestris chromosome 11, ASM39365v2, whole genome shotgun sequence includes:
- the LOC104241994 gene encoding UDP-N-acetylglucosamine transporter UGNT1-like: MPTEVSILSITFCFSFFNFYSHSTMVSMESSKSTESQNLPVFGKRSPAAMTKKGVYVAICYMACAVLLVMFNKAALSSYKFPCANVITLFQMLSSSLILYALRRWKFISFTVQDSHTVVKHTTNLVPFKTVLHCTPVALSYLLYMLVSMESIRGISVPMYTTLRRTTVFFTMLAEYFLTGKKHSSYVVTCVGIIILGAFVAGARDLSFDYYSYTIVLVSNITTAVYLACIANIGESSGLNSFGLMWCNGIICTPILLLWTAFRGDLEATTNFPYLYTAGFQAVIFLSCVLAFLLNYCVFLNTTINSALTQTICGNLKDFFTVGFGWIVFRELPFDLLNVVGQCVGFMGSGLYAYCKLKGI, encoded by the exons ATGCCAACTGAAGTCTCAATTCTCTCAATCACTTTCTGCTTTTCTTTTTTCAACTTCTATTCTCACTCAACAATGGTATCCATGGAATCATCAAAGAGTACTGAATCACAAAACTTGCCGGTGTTTGGCAAGAGAAGCCCTGCGGCCATGACCAAAAAAGGTGTTTATGTTGCCATCTGTTACATGGCTTGTGCTG TTCTCTTGGTCATGTTCAATAAGGCAGCTCTTTCATCTTATAAATTTCCATGCGCAAACGTGATCACACTTTTTCAG ATGCTAAGTTCAAGTTTGATTCTCTATGCTTTGAGACGCTGGAAATTTATATCTTTCACGGTTCAGGATTCACATACTGTGGTTAAGCACACGACAAACCTTGTACCATTTAAGACAGTACTTCATTGTACTCCTGTCGCGTTATCATATTTGCTTTACATG CTGGTCTCTATGGAATCTATTCGTGGAATTAGCGTCCCTATGTATACCACTTTGAGACGAACAACTGTTTTTTTCACAATGTTAGCAGAGTATTTTTTGACAGGGAAAAAACATTCATCGTATGTTGTTACATG TGTAGGAATTATCATACTTGGCGCGTTTGTTGCTGGAGCTCGAGACCTATCGTTTGACTACTACAGTTATACTATCGTTCTCGTCTCCAACATAACTACAGCAGTATACTTGGCTTGTATAGCTAACATTG GAGAATCCAGTGGCCTTAACAGCTTTGGCCTGATGTGGTGTAATG GTATAATATGTACACCAATTTTGCTACTTTGGACAGCGTTCAGAGGCGACTTAGAAGCTACGACAAATTTTCCATATTTGTATACTGCTGGCTTTCAG GCTGTGATTTTTCTATCATGTGTTCTGGCTTTCTTATTGAACTATTGTGTATTCCTAAATACAACTATCAATTCAGCACTAACACAAACAATCTGCGGAAATCTCAAG GACTTTTTTACTGTTGGATTCGGCTGGATAGTATTCAGAGAACTTCCATTTGATCTG TTGAATGTTGTTGGCCAATGTGTTGGCTTTATGGGATCTGGATTGTATGCTTATTGTAAACTCAAAGGCATTTAG